Genomic segment of Vibrio celticus:
GTGTTAAGAAGAACCAGATAGCAGAAGCTAAGTTCAACCAAGAGTCCGCTACTAAGCCCGGATTGTTGAGAAGCACCGTCGCATCGCCATCGAACATCACTTCCGAGAACGCGCCGTAATTAAAATGGTAAGAAAGCTGTTTAGCACCACGTCCGAAGTAACCCTGCCCCGCGGCACATGGCCAACGGGCATTCAGCCAATCGTTCTGGCCACAACCTGTGGTGTAACCTTCTTGGCCTTCAGACCAGCCCATTTCACGAACATGCACCAACGCTTGCTGCCATTCTTCGAGAGCTAATGGATTGTCAGAAGTATTGTCTATCGCGATATGACCGCCCGTCTCTTGTGAGAAATGAGCAAAGGCCGTGATGATGGATTTCTTACAGATGGCGTCTGAGTCACGGCCATCTGTGTACTCTCCACAGAACGCTGGGAATTTACCGATCGCACGTAAGAAGCGAGTGTAGGTGTATTCTGGCGCTGCCATCTGAGTGAGGAAATCCCATTCAGATTGAGGGAACACGCGCTCTACACGCTTTACGTTTTCAGGATTCGAAGGTGAACCGGGGTCAATCGCTTCAACGATGGTGTTCGGGCGAGTTTGAAGGGCCTGTGACCAGATCGCATACATAGGATCGGATGTTTTCGCTTGTTCAGCAGCTTGTAGGGCCGACTTTTCAACAAGGTAACCATTCGGATTTTGCGGATCAGGTTGAATGTTCAAAGACGCATGACTTTGCGCTGCTAATGTGCAGCCCAGTACTGTCGCCAAATATTTGATTTTTAACATGATGGATTCTCTTATCTGTCCTTAATAAGTCCATCAAAGAGTATGCTTCACATGTTAAATGGCCTAGCTGTAGCTGTGTGAATTTATAAAAAGTGCGAGTGATCTTTTTGATATATGGCTCAACACAACAAAGCGTCTCATGGTTTCTTGAGCTGATATCTAGTTTCCAACTCATTTGGTTTCTAGGTATTGTTCATTTGATTTCGAGGTATTGCTCATAAGCCTTTAATGCAATGAATCAATATAATGAATCGACAAAGAAAAAAGCCCCGAACTGAGTTCGAGGCTTAAGATCTTAATCAAAGCTGGTTAAATCTCTACGAGATTATTCCCACTCGATAGTTGCTGGTGGCTTACCAGAAATATCGTAAACAACACGTGAAATGCCGTTAACTTCGTTGATAATACGGTTAGAAACCTTACCTAGGAAGTCGTATGGTAGGTGTGCCCAGTGAGCAGTCATGAAGTCGATAGTTTCTACTGCACGTAGAGATACAACCCAATCGTACTTACGGCCATCGCCCATTACGCCAACTGAACGTACTGGTAGGAATACCGTGAATGCTTGAGATACTTTGTGGTAAAGGTCAGCAGCGTGAAGCTCTTCAATGAAGATAGCATCTGCGCGACGCAGTAGATCACAGTACTCTTTCTTCACTTCGCCAAGTACACGAACACCTAGACCTGGACCCGGGAACGGGTGGCGGTAAAGCATGTTGTATGGAAGACCAAGCTCTAGACCGATCTTACGTACTTCATCTTTGAATAACTCACGTAGAGGCTCAACAAGGCCCATTTCCATATCATCAGGAAGACCACCAACGTTGTGGTGAGATTTGATTACGTGTGCTTTACCTGTCTTAGATGCTGCAGACTCGATTACATCTGGGTAGATAGTACCCTGAGCAAGCCATTTAGCATTCTTCAGTTTCTTAGACTCTTCATCGAAGATATCTACGAATACGTGACCGATGATCTTGCGCTTAGCTTCTGGTTCAGCTTCGCCTTCAAGAGCATCAAGGAAACGTTGCTCAGCATCTACTTTGATGATGTTTAGGCCAAACTTGTTACCGAACATCTCCATAACCTGCTCACCTTCGTTTAAACGAAGAAGGCCGTTATCTACAAATACACATGTTAGTTTGTCGCCGATAGCGCGGTGAGCAAGCATCGCAACTACAGATGAATCAACACCACCAGAAAGACCAAGGATAACTTCATCGTCACCTACTTGCTCTTTAATACGTGCAACTGCATCTTCAATGATTGAAGCTGAAGTCCACAGACCTTCACAACCACATGCATTAAGAACGAAGTTCTCAAGCATTTTTAGGCCGTTCTTAGTGTGTGTTACCTCTGGGTGGAATTGTACGCCGTAGTACTTCTTCTCTTCGTTTGCCATTGCAGCGTATGGGCAAGTGTCTGTTTCAGCGATCTTTGTGAAATCAGCTGGGATCTCAACCACTTTGTCACCGTGGCTCATCCAAACATCTTGAGTAGACTCAAGGTCTGCGAAAAGTGCAGATTCGCCAGTCACTTGTACCGCTGCGTAGCCGAACTCACGCTCAGTAGACGTTGCTACTTTACCGCCAAGTTGTTCAGCCATAGTTTGCATGCCGTAGCAGATACCGAAGACAGGAACACCTGAATCAAATACGTACTGAGGTGCACGTGGAGAGTTCTTCTCCGTTACACTTTCAGGGCCACCAGATAGGATGATGCCGTCTGGATTGAATTCACGAATATCCGCTTCTTCTACGTCCCAGCTCCAAAGTTCACAGTAAACACCGATCTCACGAATACGACGAGCTACTAGCTGTGTGTATTGAGAACCGAAGTCCAGAATTAGAATACGTTGGTCATGAATATTTTTAGTCATTTTAAGCAGTCTTATTGGCTATGTGATAAAACGGAGGCGAGTTTACTCACCTCTGATTAACTCTTCAAGAAATAAAGCAAACGTTTTCGTTGGTTATCTGTAAGGCGATGTTTTGCAAAATTCATACGTTCAACAAAACAGGCTTTAGATATAATACCAATCACAGTAAGTAAGTGTTCAGGAATAGCGCAGGAAAAAAGCTTGAAAACAAGGCAGGATTTTCTGATAAGTAGTTATTCTACAATCAAAAATTCTAACGAAGTTATCGAGGTTTTTAACAAGCTAGGATGACCAGTTATTTACTACGATTGGTATATTAATGTGCCGACTAAATCAGCACATTATTCAAACGTTTGGACGTATTATTAACCTAAACGGTAGTTAGGTGCTTCTTTCGTGATTTGAACATCGTGTACGTGAGATTCTTTCATGCCCGCACCAGAGATACGAACAAACTCAGCTTTAGTACGCATGTCTTCAACAGTTGCAGAACCCGTTAGGCCCATGCTTGAGCGTAGACCGCCCATCTGTTGGTGAACGATCTCTTTTAGACGACCTTTGTATGCGATACGACCTTCAATACCTTCTGGAACAAGCTTGTCTGCAGCGTTGTCAGATTGGAAGTAGCGGTCAGAAGAACCTTGAGACATAGCGCCAAGAGAACCCATACCACGGTAAGACTTGTAAGAACGACCGTTGTAAAGAATAACTTCACCCGGTGCTTCTTCAGTACCAGCGAACATTGAACCAACCATCACACAAGATGCGCCAGCAACGATAGCTTTACAGATATCGCCAGAGAAGCGGATACCGCCATCTGCGATTACTGGAATACCGTATTCGTTAGCTACTTCAGCTGCGTCTGCGATTGCTGTTACTTGAGGAACACCAACACCAGTAACGATACGAGTCGTACAGATTGAACCCGGGCCGATGCCTACTTTAACCGCACTAACACCTGCTTCGATAAGAGCACGAGCGCCAGCGCCAGTTGCTACGTTACCACCGATGATTTGTAGATCAGGGTATGCAGCGCGAGTTTCGCGGATACGGTTAAGTACGCCTTCAGAGTGACCGTGTGAAGAGTCAATAAGTAGAACGTCTACGCCAGCTTCAACTAGAGCAGCAACGCGCTCTTCGTTACCAGCGCCAGCACCAACAGCTGCACCTACACGTAGGCTGCCGCGCTCATCTTTACAAGCGTTTGGTTTACGTTCTGCTTTGTGGAAATCTTTTGCAGTGATCATTCCAGTAAGTTGGAAGTCATCATTTACAACAAGAACTTTTTCAACACGCGCTTCGTGCATTTTCTCTTGAACTTCTTCACGAGTTGCACCTTCTTTAACAGAAGCAAGGCGAGCTTTAGGCGTCATTACTACATCAACTTTCTTAGAAAGGTCAGTAACAAAGCGAACGTCACGGCCAGTAATAATACCAACAAGTTCGTTTGTTTCAGTAACAACAGGGAAACCGGCAAAGCCGTGTTTTTGGGTAAGGGCTACAACATCAGCGATTGTCGCGTCAGGGCTTACAGTTACTGGGTGAGAAACCACACCAGCTTCGTAAATTTTAACCTGGCGAACCATTTCAGCTTGCTGTTCAATAGACATGTTCTTGTGAATGAAGCCTATTCCGCCTTCTTGTGCCAGTGCAATCGCTAGGCGAGCTTCTGTCACAGTATCCATAGATGCAGATATCATTGGGATGTTTAGGGAAATATTCTTCGTCAGCTGAGTGCGAAGATCAGCTGTATTAGGGAGAACGGTGGAGTGTGCTGGCACTAGCAGTACGTCGTCGAATGTCAGCGCTTCTTTGGCAATTCTTAGCATTTGCAATATCTCACAATAATAGGAGTAAAAAGAAACAATCCAATCTCATCGTTTCGCCTAATGAGGGCAGCCAATTAAGGAAAATCAAACTGCATTTGGATTAGATATTGCGGACGGATTATACGGCCAACGAAATCGCTTGGCTACACATTTTTGTATTTTTAATTTGCATTTACCCCCTTGCTATGTATTATATTGCCGCTATCTTCCATACTCACGCCCTGTGAGATTCCAAGAAAGACCTTCCTTCAAGGAAAGATAGTGCTTCTATGACTAATCCAAACATCTTTACTGTTTCTCGCCTCAACTCAGAGGTTCGTCTCCTATTAGAAAACGAAATGGGAATAGTCTGGCTCGTTGGTGAAATCTCAAACTTCTCTGCACCTGTATCTGGTCACTGGTACCTCACGCTTAAAGACTCTCGCGCTCAAGTTAAGTGTGCCATGTTTCGTGGCAATAACCGCCGTGTGACTTTCAAGCCTCAGAACGGTAATCAAGTTTTAGTCAAAGCACGTTTGTCTCTTTATGAGCCACGCGGTGACTATCAACTGATCATCGAAAGCATGCAGCCAGAAGGTGACGGTAAGCTTCAGCAAGAGTTTGAAAAGCTGAAGATGAACCTTGCAGCTGAAGGCCTGTTTGCTCAATCGAGTAAGCAACCGCTTCCTGAACACCCAAAGCGTGTTGGCGTTATCACCTCGAAAACAGGCGCAGCACTGTTTGATATTCTTGATGTACTGAAAAGACGCGATCCTTCATTACCTGTTGTGGTTTACCCGACCATGGTTCAAGGCGAAGAGGCGGCAATTCAGATTGCTCAAGCGATTGGACGAGCTAACGAACGCAATGAGTGTGATGTGTTGATCGTGGGTCGTGGCGGCGGTTCGTTAGAAGACTTATGGTGCTTCAATAACGAGATCGTAGCTCGCACAATCGCTGCAAGCCAAATCCCGATTATCAGCGCCGTTGGCCATGAAGTTGATGTCACTATCGCCGATTTCGTCGCAGATATGCGAGCTCCAACGCCGTCAGCAGCTGCAGAATTGGTTAGCCGTGACAACAGTCATAAAGAGCAAGCTTATGCCTCTAAACGTGCTCGTTTAGTGAGTGCGATTCGTCATGTGTTAATCAAACAAGCGCAATCAACTCAGACGTTGAAATACCGCTTAGAGAAACAACACCCGAGCTACCAACTGCAAAAGCAGAGTCAGCAGCTTGATGACCTAGACATGCGTTTGCGTCGTGGTATGACTCAATACCTAAAGCAACATGCGCAGCGTGTTGAACGCAAACAGCACCAGCTTCAGCTGAACTCGCCAGTGAAACGCCTTGGTGAACAAAAACTGCATCTACAACGTTCAGAGCAAAAACTATTGGATGCGATGGATAAGACATTACTGACCACTCGCCACCAGCTAGCCATGGCTGCCGAGAAGTTAGAAACAGTGAGCCCGCTGGCAACGCTAAAGCGTGGTTACAGCATTACCCATTCCGCATCGAGCAAAACGGTGTCATCGATTAACGATGTTGAGGTGGGCGAAGTGATCACCACTCAAGTAGAAGATGGTGTGATTGAATCGCAAGTGACAACAAGAGTCGCTAAGAGCGAGCTTTAGGTTCGACTAAAACGTTAAAAATCATTTAAAACCAGAAAGCCCTATCGATAATCGACAGGGCTTTTTTGTGTCTATTGGCTTCAAAAGCAAACGAACGGATTCAAACCTTACTCCCTACTCACGACTCAGTCGTAGAAGGCTCCTTCATGGTCAGCATCCCTTCCGTCACAATAAAGTTAATGATGAAATCTAAACCTTGGCTCTCTTTGAGGTTGGTGAACACGTATGGCTTGGTTGGTCGCATGCGTTGTGTGTCTTGCTCCATCACCTCAAGTGACGCACCCACATACGGTGCTAAATCGATCTTGTTGATAACCAGCAGATCAGAACGCGTAATACCCGGCCCGCCTTTACGTGGGATCTTCTCCCCTTCCGCTACATCAATCACGTAGATGGTCAGGTCGGCTAACTCAGGGCTGAACGTCGCACTCAAGTTATCACCACCGCTTTCGACGAATACCACATCGAGGTTTTTGTGCAGCTTAGCCAGCTCTTCTACCGCAGCTAAGTTCATCGATGCATCTTCACGGATCGCCGTGTGCGGACAGCCACCCGTTTCAACACCAATGATACGATCCGGTTCTAGCGCTTCTGCTCGCGTGAGTATCTTGGCATCTTCTTGGGTGTAGATGTCGTTGGTTACCACAGCAATGTTGAGCTTGTCGCGAATAGCTTTACATAGCACCTCTAACAGCGCTGTTTTACCAGACCCTACTGGGCCGCCAATACCAATTCGAAGGGGTTGCTTATAACTTTCCATTGTCTACTTCCTTATATTCTTTTCACTACATCGTTCGAGCTGACCGCTACGAACGAAATAGTCTCGTGTATTGTGTTTCGTGCAGTGAGCTTGCTAATGCCATTGATGGCGAAAAGCTGCCTACCATCCAATCTTCTATCACGCGGGCCTTTTCGATCACCTCAGGAAAGGTGTTGGTGATATTGATCAATGCCAACTGCCCGTCGGTTTGCCCTAAAGGCACCAGTTTCACGCCTGCGGTAACGATATTTTCAAGCCAACTCCATAAATAACCCTGCTTGAGACTTTCTAAATCAATGCCCCAATGCTGGGCTGCCATACACATGCCCAACAATTGGTTTGGGTGACTATCAACAGAGTCCACCAGCGAAATATCGATATCTAAGCGCTTCAACAAAGTATTTAATGCCTGCCCACGTTGCTTCTCTTCGGCTCGTAATTCACTGGTTTCACGGCTTGAGTACAGGTAATTACACCAGTGCTCAATCTCATCGAGTTCACCCTTTTCTAGAGCGTGATAAAGACGCTCTAAGATGGGCAATTCCAAGGTCGCGACACTGGAGTTGACGATGGTATTGAGCCACTGTTCCATGCTGTTGCGATCGGTCACCCAACCCGCTTCAACCGCCAACTCTAAGCCTTGCGAATATGTGAACCCACCAATTGGCAATGACGGACTGATCAATTGAAACAGACGATAGATGGCGACATTTTCTGTTGTGGTCATAATCGTGCCCTCAACTTTCTAGAATCGAAAAAGTTCGAGAGCTTATGCGCCTAGCAGTAATAGTGCGCTTGCTGAAGCCACGCCGACTGACAACCATTTAGAGTAAACTGCGCGACCAACCAATGTACCGACAACCATTAGCGCTAAGGCACTGATGCTCATACCGGTTGCGAACTGAATCAGGTTGCTCGCGGCTTCAACGCCGTGTGCGTAACCATGGAAAAACAACATAGCAATCGAAGCGACTAATACGCTGTTCACACGCTTAGTCGATGGTGAGAACACGTGCCATAAGCATAAGCTGACAACGAATAGAGAAGCGATGATTGCAGGTTCAACAATTACAGAGAAACCTAAGGCTTGGCCTGCAATAAGTCCTACCACCAAAGACGCCAGCCCGCCGCCAATCAGAGCGGCTTTTGTCTTGGTGGAAAATGAAAGTGCGCCAATTAACAGACCGAAAGCGATCAGCATGATCAGGTGATCCATACCTGTCACTGGGTGAGTTAAGCCAGACATAAATGAGTGAGACTCATGAACCGAATGCGAACCGTGCCCCGGGTGAGCCAATGCCAATGTCGATGTTGTTAGAGAAGCCAGTGTGAAAGTGCATAAGCCTGCAGCTGTTTTAAAGTTCATCGCGAGTTCCTTGCGTTTATAATTATTAATATCGTGGTTGTATCTATTAATGGGTGAGTCTCAAATGACTCGATTAATGATGGTGATGATGTCCACCTGAGCGACCGCCATAAGCGCCACCTTCAGGTTCAAACGGTTGTTTCTCGGTGGTCACCTTCGCGCCTAAGCCTTCAACCATTTCATCTAAAACATGGTCGTGTTGGTAACGAACCCAACCAGCTTCCACTTGCAGCGGAACATGACGGTTGCCAAGGTGATACGCCACTCGCGTTAGCAAGTGTGGGTCTTCACAATAAACAGTCGAAACGGTTTCTGGTGCTGCTTTCACTTCTACGACTAAACCGCATTCACTTGAGAGTTGTTCGCCACCACGCAAGATATGACCTCGTGGTAGAAACAGCCCTGCATTGCGCCCGTCATCTAGCATCACCTTAAGGCGGCTTTTGATGCGGCTATCAATCGGCAGGCTTAAATAGCCGTCCGGTGCATTTTGTATTTGAGTATTCAGTTGAGTCAGTTCAATCATGCTATTACCTCAATCTCCTTGTGAGATTTATAACGTTCAAAATAAGAGCCTTCAGCTCACAGTTAAAACAAAAAGTATCTTTGAGCCATTGGCAGCTCTTCAGCAGGCTCACACGTGAGTAATTCACCATCGGCGCGCACTTGATACGTCTGAGAATCGACCTCAATTTTTGGCATCCAATCGTTCAGCTTCATGTCGGCTTTACTGATGTTCCGGCAGTTGCTCACAACACCAATCAAGCTCTGCAAACCCAATTGCTTATCGATGTTCTGCGCTTTGGCTTCCTTAGAAACAAACAACATTGATGTGTTTTGACATGCCTTGCCGTAGCTACCAAACATTGAACGGTAGTGAACTGGCTGAGGTGTTGGGATTGAAGCATTTGGGTCACCCATCGGCGCCATGGCGATCATGCCGCCTTTCAAAATCACGCTTGGTTTCACACCAAAGAAAGCGGGCTTCCACAACACTAAATCCGCCAGCTTTCCTGCTTCAATAGAGCCGATTTCATGAGACATACCATGAGTGATCGCTGGGTTGATGGTGTACTTAGCGACATAGCGTCTTAATCGGAAGTTATCGCTGTAGTCTGAATCTTCTTTTAGGCTGCCGCGCTGAACTTTCATCTTGTGTGCGGTTTGCCAAGTTCGAGTTATTACTTCACCCACTCGCCCCATCGCTTGAGAATCCGAGGCGATCATCGAAAACGCACCTAAGTCATGAAGAATATCTTCTGCGGCAATGGTTTCACGGCGGATACGTGATTCAGCAAACGCGACATCTTCAGCAATCGATGGTGAAAGGTGATGACAGACCATCAACATGTCTAAATGTTCATCGACCGTATTGACCGTGTAAGGTCGTGTTGGGTTAGTCGAAGAAGGCAGAACGTTTGGTTCGCCTGCCGCACGGATAATGTCGGGAGCATGACCACCGCCCGCACCTTCGGTGTGATAGGTATGAATCACGCGATCACCGATTGCGCCAAGTGTTGATTCAACAAAACCAGATTCATTCAAGGTATCGGTATGAATCGCGACTTGTACGTCCATCTCGTCAGCAACACTTAAACAAGTATCGATGGAAGCAGGTGTGGTTCCCCAGTCTTCGTGCAACTTCAAACCCACTGCGCCTGCAGCTACTTGTTCACGCAATGCTTCAGGCTGACTTGCATTGCCTTTGCCTAACAAACCAAAGTTCATCGGGAATTGATCGAGTGACTCTAGCATGCGGTGCATGTTCCAAGGCCCCGGCGTACATGTGGTTGCGTTGGTGCCGGTATTTGGCCCCGTGCCGCCGCCGATCATGGTTGTCACACCCGACGCCAGTGCTTCTTCAATCTGTTGTGGGCAAATAAAGTGGATGTGTGAATCAATGCCACCAGCAGTCAAGA
This window contains:
- the guaA gene encoding glutamine-hydrolyzing GMP synthase, whose amino-acid sequence is MTKNIHDQRILILDFGSQYTQLVARRIREIGVYCELWSWDVEEADIREFNPDGIILSGGPESVTEKNSPRAPQYVFDSGVPVFGICYGMQTMAEQLGGKVATSTEREFGYAAVQVTGESALFADLESTQDVWMSHGDKVVEIPADFTKIAETDTCPYAAMANEEKKYYGVQFHPEVTHTKNGLKMLENFVLNACGCEGLWTSASIIEDAVARIKEQVGDDEVILGLSGGVDSSVVAMLAHRAIGDKLTCVFVDNGLLRLNEGEQVMEMFGNKFGLNIIKVDAEQRFLDALEGEAEPEAKRKIIGHVFVDIFDEESKKLKNAKWLAQGTIYPDVIESAASKTGKAHVIKSHHNVGGLPDDMEMGLVEPLRELFKDEVRKIGLELGLPYNMLYRHPFPGPGLGVRVLGEVKKEYCDLLRRADAIFIEELHAADLYHKVSQAFTVFLPVRSVGVMGDGRKYDWVVSLRAVETIDFMTAHWAHLPYDFLGKVSNRIINEVNGISRVVYDISGKPPATIEWE
- the guaB gene encoding IMP dehydrogenase → MLRIAKEALTFDDVLLVPAHSTVLPNTADLRTQLTKNISLNIPMISASMDTVTEARLAIALAQEGGIGFIHKNMSIEQQAEMVRQVKIYEAGVVSHPVTVSPDATIADVVALTQKHGFAGFPVVTETNELVGIITGRDVRFVTDLSKKVDVVMTPKARLASVKEGATREEVQEKMHEARVEKVLVVNDDFQLTGMITAKDFHKAERKPNACKDERGSLRVGAAVGAGAGNEERVAALVEAGVDVLLIDSSHGHSEGVLNRIRETRAAYPDLQIIGGNVATGAGARALIEAGVSAVKVGIGPGSICTTRIVTGVGVPQVTAIADAAEVANEYGIPVIADGGIRFSGDICKAIVAGASCVMVGSMFAGTEEAPGEVILYNGRSYKSYRGMGSLGAMSQGSSDRYFQSDNAADKLVPEGIEGRIAYKGRLKEIVHQQMGGLRSSMGLTGSATVEDMRTKAEFVRISGAGMKESHVHDVQITKEAPNYRLG
- the xseA gene encoding exodeoxyribonuclease VII large subunit, translating into MTNPNIFTVSRLNSEVRLLLENEMGIVWLVGEISNFSAPVSGHWYLTLKDSRAQVKCAMFRGNNRRVTFKPQNGNQVLVKARLSLYEPRGDYQLIIESMQPEGDGKLQQEFEKLKMNLAAEGLFAQSSKQPLPEHPKRVGVITSKTGAALFDILDVLKRRDPSLPVVVYPTMVQGEEAAIQIAQAIGRANERNECDVLIVGRGGGSLEDLWCFNNEIVARTIAASQIPIISAVGHEVDVTIADFVADMRAPTPSAAAELVSRDNSHKEQAYASKRARLVSAIRHVLIKQAQSTQTLKYRLEKQHPSYQLQKQSQQLDDLDMRLRRGMTQYLKQHAQRVERKQHQLQLNSPVKRLGEQKLHLQRSEQKLLDAMDKTLLTTRHQLAMAAEKLETVSPLATLKRGYSITHSASSKTVSSINDVEVGEVITTQVEDGVIESQVTTRVAKSEL
- the ureG gene encoding urease accessory protein UreG → MESYKQPLRIGIGGPVGSGKTALLEVLCKAIRDKLNIAVVTNDIYTQEDAKILTRAEALEPDRIIGVETGGCPHTAIREDASMNLAAVEELAKLHKNLDVVFVESGGDNLSATFSPELADLTIYVIDVAEGEKIPRKGGPGITRSDLLVINKIDLAPYVGASLEVMEQDTQRMRPTKPYVFTNLKESQGLDFIINFIVTEGMLTMKEPSTTES
- a CDS encoding urease accessory protein UreF, whose translation is MTTTENVAIYRLFQLISPSLPIGGFTYSQGLELAVEAGWVTDRNSMEQWLNTIVNSSVATLELPILERLYHALEKGELDEIEHWCNYLYSSRETSELRAEEKQRGQALNTLLKRLDIDISLVDSVDSHPNQLLGMCMAAQHWGIDLESLKQGYLWSWLENIVTAGVKLVPLGQTDGQLALINITNTFPEVIEKARVIEDWMVGSFSPSMALASSLHETQYTRLFRS
- a CDS encoding HupE/UreJ family protein, coding for MNFKTAAGLCTFTLASLTTSTLALAHPGHGSHSVHESHSFMSGLTHPVTGMDHLIMLIAFGLLIGALSFSTKTKAALIGGGLASLVVGLIAGQALGFSVIVEPAIIASLFVVSLCLWHVFSPSTKRVNSVLVASIAMLFFHGYAHGVEAASNLIQFATGMSISALALMVVGTLVGRAVYSKWLSVGVASASALLLLGA
- the ureE gene encoding urease accessory protein UreE, producing the protein MIELTQLNTQIQNAPDGYLSLPIDSRIKSRLKVMLDDGRNAGLFLPRGHILRGGEQLSSECGLVVEVKAAPETVSTVYCEDPHLLTRVAYHLGNRHVPLQVEAGWVRYQHDHVLDEMVEGLGAKVTTEKQPFEPEGGAYGGRSGGHHHHH
- the ureC gene encoding urease subunit alpha gives rise to the protein MATISRQAYAEMFGPTVGDRVRLADTDLWLEVEKDYTVYGDEVKFGGGKVIRDGQGQSQRPSAETPDLVITNAIVLDYWGIVKADVAIKDGRVQALGKAGNPDVQPGVDIVIGPGTEILAGEGSILTAGGIDSHIHFICPQQIEEALASGVTTMIGGGTGPNTGTNATTCTPGPWNMHRMLESLDQFPMNFGLLGKGNASQPEALREQVAAGAVGLKLHEDWGTTPASIDTCLSVADEMDVQVAIHTDTLNESGFVESTLGAIGDRVIHTYHTEGAGGGHAPDIIRAAGEPNVLPSSTNPTRPYTVNTVDEHLDMLMVCHHLSPSIAEDVAFAESRIRRETIAAEDILHDLGAFSMIASDSQAMGRVGEVITRTWQTAHKMKVQRGSLKEDSDYSDNFRLRRYVAKYTINPAITHGMSHEIGSIEAGKLADLVLWKPAFFGVKPSVILKGGMIAMAPMGDPNASIPTPQPVHYRSMFGSYGKACQNTSMLFVSKEAKAQNIDKQLGLQSLIGVVSNCRNISKADMKLNDWMPKIEVDSQTYQVRADGELLTCEPAEELPMAQRYFLF